ATTTACGTAATACCAAAATGATAAGTACATTTGTTAAAAAAGCTGTCGTTACTAATAAAATTTGTGGGTCATCACTATAATTTTTTAAAATCTTTTGGAAGATACCGAATCCAAAATCTTTTTGAGAATGAATATACTCCCAAGTAAACTCATTCATTTCATAAATATGCATATAAAAATATGTGTCTCCAATATTATTTCGGAGACCCGAAACTAGGACTAAAGAAATCATTGCTCCAAAAAGAAATAGTATATTTGGCCTTATAGGTATGTTTTCCATATTATTATTAGGAGCTGCTAAGAATCTTGCTAAAAAAGAAAATATAAATACTATCGCGAGATTAATCCATAAAATGGTCATTGTTTCTCACTTCCAGTGGATATTCTAAAAATTTTAACCTTTATTTAAAAACAACCTTGGTTTTTGCCTTTACATAAAAAAATAGCATTACCCCAATTGGGATTGCTAATATAGTTAATAACTTATTTGGGCTTTCCAAAATGAATTTAGAATTGTTTATCATAATACTACTTGAAACATAATGAATTGCTTGCCTAAACTTAAACAAAGCACTAGCAAATGGTAATTTCATCAGTTCCTTACGATAAAATGCAAAACCTCTTGGATTTTTGAGATACTGGTTATACATGTTCCTAGACGAACCATCAAGTAGATACTCTACACAGCATAACACTTCATTCATTAACAACATTTCATAGTCCTGATCAAGCATATAATATTTGTATGCCAATCCAACATATTTCTCACCCTTAAAAATTGGATATGGATATTGCCTTGTCAAATCCGAACGATAGACTACCTTTTTATCTCCTAACACACCGTATTTGTTATAGAGATTAAATAAAGTTGATGTTTTTATATCATCTGGTAGCATTGTTCCAATAATAGAATGATCAGTAAAAGCATCAAGTCCAATTAATCCACTTACTTTTTCATTTCCGAATTTTTCCCAAAATGAGATTATTTTTTCCACTGCATCACTTGGCATATAATCATCTGAATCAATGCAAACATTTAGTTCGGTTTGAATTAATTTATATGCAGTATTATGTGCTCCATGCATTCCTTGGTTTTCCTGGTATACATATTTAATTTCAACCCTTTCTTCTTTGTTCCAGGATTCAATCAATTCTTTTGTATTGTCTGTGGATCCATCATCAATTACCAACCATATAAAATCTTTACAGGATTGATCAGCAAGACTTTCATAACAGGTTCCAAGACTATATGCACGGTTGTAAGTTGGTGTAAATACTGTAAGTTTTTTCATCTGTATCCTCCAGCTGCATTTAAATAAAAATCTTCAATTCGGGAGGCAGTCTCTCTAATGTTATAACCTTTATTTGATAAAGCAATTAAATTTGAAAACCGAACTTTTCTTTTTAATGCAATTTCTAAAAGTTTGTTTGTCCAGGCATATAAATCATTTAATGGGAGAAATTCTATTAAACCATCTTCCATGTCTACTTCTCGAGATATTTGATCAGAAATCAGACATGGTAACCCCGATCCTTGTGCCTCGATTAAGGAAACTGGTAAACCTTCATGTAATGAAGGAAATGCAAAAGTATCAAACGCTTGTAGCAACCTGTAAATATCACTTCTAATACCTAATAATCTTACTTTCCCGACTAAATTTAAATTCTTGATTTTCCTTTCAATCTCATTGCGTAATGGGCCATCTCCTACTAAAATTAGGATCGAGTTTCTATGCCTTTCATTAAATCTAGCAAAAATATCAATTAACATAGAATGATTTTTTTGATGGCAAAATCTCCCAACATGACCAATAACAAATATTCCGTCATCGAGCTTTAATTCTTCTCTTATTTGACTTCGAATTTTAGGTGAAAATGTAAATAGTTCTTGTTCAATTCCATTTTTTAAGATTAATGCCTTTTTAGATTCTTCTGAAAAGAGCCATTTTCCCGCAGAGTTCGAACATGCAACTAAATTGGTTGCATTTAAATTGATAAATTGACCTGCGTACCATTTATAGATTTTTGTTGCTAAACCACCTTCACTTTGAGTATTATGACTATGAGAAATTCGAATAGGCATCCCAGCCTTCTTTGCTTCTCTAAGGATCAAACCACTCATTCTATCCATATGTGAATGTACAATTTTATACTCGGTATGAGTTGAAAAGAAACTGTTTAATTCTTTAATGTATTTAAAATGGCCAACTTCTGAAATATAAGGAATTCTATGAATTTTCCCCCCATTTTGATTATTTCAGAATCAAATGCTCCAGGTTTACTTGTAAGGAAATCAAATTGTATTTTTGAGTGATCAATGTTTCGATATAAGTTCATGACTAAGGTTTCAGCTCCACCTCTGTTCATGTTAACCACTACATGTAAAATTCTTATTGGACTGCCCACCTCATCTCCTCCTTTTCTTCCATGTATTGAGAATAAATAGTGGTCATATCTTCCAGTACTTTATTAATACTATATTGTGCCAACATTTTTTCTCGAGCTTTTTCGCCAAGTACTAGTATGCAATCTCGATCATTGACACCCATTGTAAGTTTTAATGCAAATTCATCTAAATTGTCATGATCTATTAACCAACCATTTATATTATGAGTAATCAATTCTACATGTCCCCTGTTCCGACTAGCTACTACTGGTAGTCCACTGGCCATCGTCTCCATAATATTTACTGGAAGTCCCTCTCTTAAGCTTGAAGCAACGCCAATATCTGACATGTTAAGCAATTCCCTAATATCTTTTCTAAATCCTAAAAAATCAACCATATTCTGAACTTCTAATCTAGCTGCTAATTCCTTGCATGCTTTTATTAACGGACCCTCACCAGCTAACAACAATTTAGCATTTGGTATTTTATTTTTAATTGAAGCAAGTGATTTAATCAGCAGCTTTTGATTTTTATTTTTATTAAATTCAGCTGCATAAAACATCAAAAAATCATTAGGATTATAACCGTATTTTTCTCTTATTCTATTCTTTTCTTCATTTGTTACTGGTTTAAAGAGGTCTGTATTCACCCCAACGCCATGAACATGTTTAATCAGTTTTGCTTTGAATCTTTTGTTTCTTGCCAACTGGTAATCCTCTTGATTAATCGTAATCAAACAATCTGTAAATCTAGACAATATCTTTTCGATAGGGTAGTAGATTAACCAATTAATAAGTGGGGCTCCTTTGCAAAAATGAAAGCCGTGAGCGGTATAAATCACTCTAGTTCCACCTTTTCGGAAGGAATTTGCAGCTAAACGGGCAAGGACTCCTCCCATTGGAGTATGGCAATGCATTATCGAGTACTGATTCTGTCTAATAATGGCTTTCAATTGTTGGTAAGCAACTACATTTTGTTTCTTAAATGGTGACCTTTGGATAGGTATATTATATTTTTTATCAACAAAAGGGAGGTTCATATCGCCACTTGCAGCAACATGAACCTCCCACCCTTGTTCTTTAAACCATTTTAAATACGGCAAATGAAATGCATGAAAATGATAATCAACCGTAGCACAAAACAGTATTCTATTTTTCATATTTCCTCATCCATCCTCAACTTTTTGCACAGCCTCAATAACGTCTGGGCAAAATTCAGTTCCTAACCTACTGCAAAAATAATTGCCTTTCTGACCTTTAATTTTTTCTTCCTTTTTAGCCAGAGATGGTCATTGGCTGTTTTTGTGAATCAACTTTGTTATTTGCTAGATACAATAATTTCTTCCTTAGTGAATCCTTATCCATCATTGAATAATTAGTAATCAATTCTTCAATTTCATCGAAGAATAGATTTGTTGTTTTGCCAATGTAGATTTTTGGATAAACCTGCTTATTATGGACTTCTTCATCCTTTAATAACTCTTCAAACAGCTTTTCACCAGGTCGTATTCCCGTAAACTCGATTCCTATTTCTTCGATATTATTTCCTGATAGCTTAATCAAATTTTTAGCAAGATCGACTATTTTCACTGGTTCACCCATATCCAAAACAAAAACTTCCCCGCCACGAGCAAGCGAACCTGCTTGAATCACTAGCCTTGAGGCTTCCGGAATAGTCATAAAATAACGCACCATATCTGGATGGGTAACCGTAATCGGTCCACCCTTTTCGATTTGCTTTTTAAACAATGGTATAACGCTTCCTCTGCTTCCTAATACATTCCCAAACCGTACAGCCACAAATTTAGTAGTACTTTCCTTATTTATGGATTGAACAATCATTTCTGCAAGTCTTTTAGTTGAACCCATCACACTTGTCGGATTCACTGCTTTATCTGTTGAAATCATCACAAATGTTTCCACACCATGCCAACTGGCAGCCTTTGCTACATTCATTGTACCAATAACATTATTTTTCACCGCTTCTTCTGGGTTCCGTTCCATTAATGGGACATGTTTATGAGCTGCAGCATGGTAAACAACATTAGGGTGGTATTCTTCCATTACATTCATTATTTTTGGGGCATCTTGTAAATCTGCGATTTCAGTTAAGAATTTAATCCCAACATTTCCATATTTATCCTTTAATTCCGTTTCAATGGAGTAAATACTATTCTCACCATGTCCTAATAAAATTAATTTATTAGGTGCAAATTTAGCAATCTGCCTGCAAATTTCAGAACCTATTGAACCTCCAGCACCCGTTACCAACACTACTTTTCCTGACACATAATCTGATATACTGTCAATATCAAGTTCCACCGGTTCTCTTCCAAGTAAATCTTCTACCTGAACATCACGAAATTGATTAACAGATATTTTCCCAGTGACTAAGTCTTCAAGCATTGGGAGAATTTGTGTTTTTGCATTTGTTTTTGCACATTCCTGAAAAATAATATTTAACTCTTTTTTATTAAGTGAAGGGATTGCAATAATAATGTTATCAATCATTAATTCCTGTACTTTATCTGTGATTTCATAAACAGAAGCTACAACTGGAATTCCAAGAATCTCAAGGTTATGTTTGTTAATGTTATCGTCAATAAATGCGACAGGTACTAAATCTGCTTCTGTGTTTTTTAATAGTTGTCTTGCAACCATTGTCCCTGCGGAACCAGCACCAATTATCATGGTTCTTTTTTTATTATTTTGTTTATTTACCAATGAATCCCTTATTATTCTCCAGAAAAATCTTGAGCCTCCGATTAACAAAATATGTAATGACCAAGTCACAGCCAATAACCGAAAATAAATCTCTTGAATCATAATTTGTTGAACGAATAATGCGGATAATATAGAAAGAGTAACTACTTTGAAAATAATGAATAACTCTCCTATACTTGCGTACTCCCATACTTTTTTGTATAGCTTAAACTTTAATGAAAAAATATGATGACTAAGAAATATAGCCAATGAACTTGCAATGACAGGGAGTGTAATAATATCATAAGTTGCATTAACTAAAAATCTGCTAAAGAAAATAGCTGTAAAGACAATACATGAGTCTATAATTAGAAATAATGATAATCTCTGTTTATATGTCATAATCTACCTACCTTATCATAATTTACTAAAAATTTAATCGATAGAATAATTAATGCTAAGTTCTTATATAAGAACTAACCATTAATTATTCTATAATTAAAAATAGGGCATTTAAC
The DNA window shown above is from Bacillus sp. T3 and carries:
- a CDS encoding glycosyltransferase family 4 protein — protein: MKNRILFCATVDYHFHAFHLPYLKWFKEQGWEVHVAASGDMNLPFVDKKYNIPIQRSPFKKQNVVAYQQLKAIIRQNQYSIMHCHTPMGGVLARLAANSFRKGGTRVIYTAHGFHFCKGAPLINWLIYYPIEKILSRFTDCLITINQEDYQLARNKRFKAKLIKHVHGVGVNTDLFKPVTNEEKNRIREKYGYNPNDFLMFYAAEFNKNKNQKLLIKSLASIKNKIPNAKLLLAGEGPLIKACKELAARLEVQNMVDFLGFRKDIRELLNMSDIGVASSLREGLPVNIMETMASGLPVVASRNRGHVELITHNINGWLIDHDNLDEFALKLTMGVNDRDCILVLGEKAREKMLAQYSINKVLEDMTTIYSQYMEEKEEMRWAVQ
- a CDS encoding nucleoside-diphosphate sugar epimerase/dehydratase; protein product: MTYKQRLSLFLIIDSCIVFTAIFFSRFLVNATYDIITLPVIASSLAIFLSHHIFSLKFKLYKKVWEYASIGELFIIFKVVTLSILSALFVQQIMIQEIYFRLLAVTWSLHILLIGGSRFFWRIIRDSLVNKQNNKKRTMIIGAGSAGTMVARQLLKNTEADLVPVAFIDDNINKHNLEILGIPVVASVYEITDKVQELMIDNIIIAIPSLNKKELNIIFQECAKTNAKTQILPMLEDLVTGKISVNQFRDVQVEDLLGREPVELDIDSISDYVSGKVVLVTGAGGSIGSEICRQIAKFAPNKLILLGHGENSIYSIETELKDKYGNVGIKFLTEIADLQDAPKIMNVMEEYHPNVVYHAAAHKHVPLMERNPEEAVKNNVIGTMNVAKAASWHGVETFVMISTDKAVNPTSVMGSTKRLAEMIVQSINKESTTKFVAVRFGNVLGSRGSVIPLFKKQIEKGGPITVTHPDMVRYFMTIPEASRLVIQAGSLARGGEVFVLDMGEPVKIVDLAKNLIKLSGNNIEEIGIEFTGIRPGEKLFEELLKDEEVHNKQVYPKIYIGKTTNLFFDEIEELITNYSMMDKDSLRKKLLYLANNKVDSQKQPMTISG
- a CDS encoding glycosyltransferase family 2 protein; translated protein: MKKLTVFTPTYNRAYSLGTCYESLADQSCKDFIWLVIDDGSTDNTKELIESWNKEERVEIKYVYQENQGMHGAHNTAYKLIQTELNVCIDSDDYMPSDAVEKIISFWEKFGNEKVSGLIGLDAFTDHSIIGTMLPDDIKTSTLFNLYNKYGVLGDKKVVYRSDLTRQYPYPIFKGEKYVGLAYKYYMLDQDYEMLLMNEVLCCVEYLLDGSSRNMYNQYLKNPRGFAFYRKELMKLPFASALFKFRQAIHYVSSSIMINNSKFILESPNKLLTILAIPIGVMLFFYVKAKTKVVFK